The Megasphaera stantonii genome includes a window with the following:
- a CDS encoding Txe/YoeB family addiction module toxin: MIKAWTDEAWEDFEYWTKQDKKTLKRILQLLRDIDRNGYEGIGKPERLSGDLSAYWNRRIDDSNRIVYRIDKGIIKIVQCGSHYRDK; the protein is encoded by the coding sequence ATGATCAAAGCATGGACTGATGAAGCCTGGGAAGATTTTGAATATTGGACAAAACAAGATAAGAAAACGCTGAAACGCATTTTACAACTTCTGAGAGATATAGACCGCAACGGATATGAAGGAATTGGCAAGCCGGAACGGTTAAGCGGCGATTTATCCGCTTATTGGAATCGTCGAATAGATGATTCCAACCGCATCGTATATCGCATAGATAAAGGCATAATAAAAATCGTCCAGTGTGGTTCTCATTATAGGGATAAATAG
- a CDS encoding RNA polymerase sigma factor, translating into MNQTVCQWIERAQKGEEEAVLLILQQFRPLICKYARRHRYCYDSLDEAVSVAQLAILECVHAFDVTCGDEAHKAFRRAVDRVFKKESRRFRTYMEKIETALHIDESAEALGLMGGDEQDPHRQAVVSEVRELVRKCLNNLTEEERRFLRLRCQHDLTYGDVAKRCGLSLSQAHKLTKAAMAKFHEAMGCYGGGEGEVYGALRPDGQL; encoded by the coding sequence ATGAATCAAACCGTATGCCAATGGATAGAACGCGCTCAGAAAGGCGAGGAAGAGGCGGTCTTGCTGATATTGCAGCAGTTCCGGCCCTTGATTTGCAAGTACGCCCGGCGGCACCGATATTGCTACGATTCGCTGGACGAGGCCGTGTCGGTGGCCCAGCTGGCGATTTTGGAATGCGTCCATGCCTTCGACGTAACTTGCGGCGACGAAGCTCACAAGGCCTTCCGCCGGGCTGTAGACCGGGTGTTTAAGAAGGAGAGCCGGCGGTTTAGGACCTATATGGAGAAGATAGAGACGGCTCTTCATATAGACGAGAGCGCCGAGGCATTAGGCTTGATGGGCGGCGACGAGCAGGACCCGCACCGACAAGCTGTGGTGTCCGAGGTGCGGGAGCTGGTGCGGAAGTGCTTGAACAATCTGACGGAAGAAGAACGGCGATTTCTCCGCTTGCGCTGCCAGCATGACTTGACCTACGGCGACGTAGCCAAACGCTGCGGCCTGTCCCTGTCGCAGGCTCATAAGCTGACGAAGGCGGCTATGGCTAAATTTCATGAGGCTATGGGCTGTTACGGCGGTGGAGAAGGCGAGGTTTATGGAGCACTGCGTCCAGACGGGCAGCTGTAG
- a CDS encoding MBL fold metallo-hydrolase, translated as MFELVQVNEKTYYIESPAKIGVYVAGGTDVYLIDSGNDKDAGRKIRKFLDEKGWTLKGILNTHSNADHIGGNDYLQRQRKCKVFTGGIETAFTKYPILETSFLYGGYPCKDLRHKFLLAAASDAVDFSDADFPKDIEVIPLPGHFFDMVGFRTPDNTVFLADCLSSVENLDKYAVSFIYDVAAYLKTLDAVEAMEGDVFVPSHAAAGSKEDMQKLVQANRDKIYEIKDYLLSLCQEPMIFEHILRKVFDRYQLVMTIEQYVLVGSTIRSYLSWLRDTGEMTYSFEEHLMVWKTV; from the coding sequence ATGTTTGAATTGGTGCAGGTCAACGAGAAGACTTATTATATCGAGAGTCCGGCGAAAATCGGCGTGTATGTTGCCGGCGGGACGGACGTGTATTTGATTGACAGCGGCAACGACAAGGACGCAGGGCGGAAGATCCGCAAGTTTCTCGACGAAAAGGGCTGGACGTTGAAGGGGATTTTAAATACCCATTCCAATGCCGATCACATCGGCGGCAACGATTATCTGCAGCGCCAGCGGAAATGCAAGGTATTTACCGGCGGTATTGAAACGGCCTTTACGAAGTATCCTATTTTGGAAACGTCCTTCTTGTACGGCGGCTATCCCTGCAAGGATTTGCGCCACAAGTTTTTGCTGGCGGCGGCCAGCGACGCCGTCGACTTTTCCGACGCCGATTTTCCTAAGGATATAGAAGTGATTCCCTTGCCGGGCCATTTCTTCGACATGGTCGGATTCCGCACGCCGGACAACACGGTCTTTCTGGCCGACTGCCTCAGCAGCGTAGAAAATCTCGACAAATACGCCGTGTCCTTCATTTACGACGTAGCGGCCTATTTAAAGACTCTCGACGCCGTAGAGGCTATGGAGGGGGACGTCTTTGTGCCGTCTCACGCGGCGGCCGGCTCGAAGGAGGACATGCAGAAGCTCGTGCAGGCCAATCGGGATAAGATATATGAAATCAAGGATTATCTCCTGTCGCTATGCCAGGAGCCGATGATATTCGAGCATATCCTGCGGAAGGTATTTGACCGGTATCAGCTGGTCATGACGATAGAGCAGTATGTCCTGGTAGGCAGCACGATTCGCTCGTATTTGTCGTGGCTCCGCGATACGGGCGAGATGACTTATTCTTTTGAGGAGCATTTGATGGTCTGGAAAACGGTATAA
- a CDS encoding type II toxin-antitoxin system RelB/DinJ family antitoxin translates to MAQTTISVRMDESLKKEFDRICNDLGLSMTTAITMLAKKMTREKRIPFDVSIDPFYSEKNMARLRRSIAQMEATGGIIHEVITDDQSMD, encoded by the coding sequence ATGGCACAAACTACAATCAGCGTCCGAATGGACGAATCCTTAAAAAAAGAATTTGACCGCATTTGCAATGATCTGGGACTTTCTATGACTACGGCTATTACCATGCTGGCAAAAAAAATGACAAGGGAAAAACGTATCCCCTTCGACGTGTCTATAGATCCCTTTTATTCTGAGAAAAACATGGCTCGACTTCGCCGTTCTATCGCGCAGATGGAAGCTACAGGCGGTATAATTCATGAGGTAATTACAGATGATCAAAGCATGGACTGA